GGCTTTTAGCAGTTGGCTGAGGGCTCTTGAGGCTGGGAACAATCCAGCGGCGCTTTGCCTTCCAAGCTCGGTGTGCAGATTTTGCGGCAGCACCTCACCTGGTTCAAAGTAACGTTCGCGGGCGCTCTGTTGGTCAATGATGTATTCCAGGCTTTGAGCTTGCCTGCTTGTCCGAGCGTCGTGCTTCAATCAACCCGGCGATATACTCCTTCCTCGCATGGAATCAGGTAAAGAAGTCGAGATCAAGCTTCGGATCACCGACCGAAAGGCGCTGGTGCGGAAGCTGCGGGCGGCGGGGTTCCGGTTGCGCACTCGGCGGACGCACGAGATGAACACGCTCTACGACCTGCCGGACCTTGCTCTGCGCAGGCGCGGCGAACTGCTGCGGCTACGGCGCTACGGGCGGAAGTGGACGCTGACGCACAAGGCGGCGGCGAAGGTTGGGCGGCACAAGACGCGGGTGGAGCTGGAAACTGCTGTCGAGGATGGCGGCAAGCTGGGTGCTGTGCTGCGGGCGCTGGGCTTTGTGCCCACCTTCCGCTATGAGAAGTTTCGCAGCGAGTGGACCGACGGGCGAGGTCACGTGGTGGTGGACGAGACGCCCATCGGGGATCTGGCGGAAATCGAGGGCCCGCCCAAGTGGATCGACGGGGTAGCAAAGAAACTCGGCGTGACACCGAAAGACTACATCACGGATTCGTACGCCGGGCTGTTTTTCAAGTGGAAGGCGCAGACGGGCAGCAGAGCGGAGGAGATGACGTTCCGGGCGGTGAAAAAGAAGTGAATCAGTGAATCAATGAAAAGACTCCCCAACGTCGTCCCGCATAGAACCCGGGTTGGTTTGCGGCCTCAGGCGGCCTTGGCGCTGCGGGCGCGTTCGTAGCCGACGGCGGCGTAATAGAGGGCGCGGTCGAAGAACTGGTCGAGGGCCTGTACCAGTTCCAGTTCCCCGTAGAGCTCCATCGGATTGTCGACGAACACCTCCGAGCGCAGAAAGTCGTGCAGGTGC
This genomic stretch from Terriglobales bacterium harbors:
- a CDS encoding class IV adenylate cyclase, which translates into the protein MESGKEVEIKLRITDRKALVRKLRAAGFRLRTRRTHEMNTLYDLPDLALRRRGELLRLRRYGRKWTLTHKAAAKVGRHKTRVELETAVEDGGKLGAVLRALGFVPTFRYEKFRSEWTDGRGHVVVDETPIGDLAEIEGPPKWIDGVAKKLGVTPKDYITDSYAGLFFKWKAQTGSRAEEMTFRAVKKK